One window of Phycodurus eques isolate BA_2022a chromosome 8, UOR_Pequ_1.1, whole genome shotgun sequence genomic DNA carries:
- the ociad2 gene encoding LOW QUALITY PROTEIN: OCIA domain-containing protein 2 (The sequence of the model RefSeq protein was modified relative to this genomic sequence to represent the inferred CDS: substituted 1 base at 1 genomic stop codon), producing the protein MDLKCPALEGDIHRDDVRKVWKECHEXSFWYRALPLSMSSMAVTGALIYNGIWKQSKRFGPFPKLAVGYDAGKASYISNCCRKFQKLGPGIEPSFGPWSGPFNHKRRACQRV; encoded by the exons TGCCCCGCGTTGGAAGGAGACATCCACAGGGATGACGTGAGGAAGGTGTGGAAAGAATGCCATGAGTAAAGCTTCTGGTACAGAG cTCTTCCCCTGTCCATGAGCAGCATGGCTGTCACGGGGGCTCTCATCtacaatg GTATTTGGAAACAGTCGAAACGGTTTGGTCCCTTTCCAAAGCTAGCAG ttggCTATGACGCAGGGAAAGCATCTTACATCAGCAACTGCTGTCGCAAGTTCCAAAAGCTCGGCCCTGGGATCGAGCCCTCATTTGGGCCCTGGTCTGGCCCCTTTAACCACAAACGTAGAGCCTGTCAACGTGTGTGA